A single Candidatus Tectomicrobia bacterium DNA region contains:
- a CDS encoding universal stress protein codes for MYTHVLIPLDGSKAAEASVKEAVRMAPAIRSVHLLMVDEPVRSSIRLDGYVLYVDQWYRIRREMAEDYLRPIAEELRKAGLSVTQSVQFGEAGAAIAKAAENLKVELVLLGGEEGGWFRRPTGLAGLAPRIVRRVKAAVLTVREADIRAAEDQAPQEVRVTQAA; via the coding sequence ATGTATACGCATGTACTGATTCCACTGGACGGGTCGAAAGCGGCCGAGGCCTCCGTGAAGGAGGCCGTCCGCATGGCTCCGGCCATCCGGTCCGTTCATCTGCTGATGGTGGACGAGCCCGTCCGCAGCTCGATCCGGCTGGACGGCTACGTCCTGTACGTGGACCAGTGGTACCGGATCCGCCGCGAGATGGCCGAGGACTACCTGCGCCCCATCGCCGAGGAGCTCAGGAAGGCGGGCTTGTCCGTCACCCAGTCCGTCCAGTTCGGCGAGGCCGGGGCGGCCATCGCCAAGGCGGCCGAGAACCTGAAGGTGGAACTCGTCCTGCTCGGCGGCGAGGAAGGCGGGTGGTTCCGGCGTCCCACGGGGCTGGCCGGGCTCGCCCCCCGGATCGTGCGGAGGGTCAAGGCGGCCGTCCTGACGGTTCGGGAAGCAGACATTCGCGCGGCCGAGGACCAAGCGCCGCAGGAGGTCCGCGTCACCCAGGCCGCCTAG
- a CDS encoding RimK family alpha-L-glutamate ligase codes for MRLVMLCRDPRLYSVRRLAEAAGARGHAVRVLEPYRFSLGLGGGRLSLRYASRPFGGADLFLPRLGAGISEHSLALLRHLHAARFLVINSPASIEIARDKLRTLQLLAGRGLPVPRTAFAPDPARLDEALSAVGGPPAVLKPPRGTQGKGVTLAASREEARAVAEFMWSLEREVLVQEYVPRGRKGDLRLLVVGGGVAGAVRRRAARGEFRSNLHQGGSAARARPSKEARELALRAAALCGLEIAGVDLLESERGLLVLEVNAAPGFEAIEQSGGGDIASRIVSHLEGRVPKA; via the coding sequence ATGCGGCTCGTCATGCTCTGCCGGGACCCGCGGCTCTACAGCGTGCGCCGGCTGGCCGAGGCCGCCGGGGCGCGCGGGCACGCGGTCCGGGTTCTCGAGCCCTACCGCTTCAGCCTCGGGCTGGGCGGCGGGCGGCTCTCCCTCCGCTACGCGAGCCGGCCCTTCGGCGGGGCCGACCTCTTCCTGCCCCGCCTGGGGGCCGGCATCTCCGAGCACTCCCTCGCACTCCTTCGCCACCTCCACGCGGCGCGCTTCCTCGTCATCAACTCGCCGGCTTCCATCGAGATCGCGCGCGACAAGCTGCGCACCCTCCAGCTCCTCGCGGGCCGGGGCCTGCCCGTCCCCCGCACCGCCTTCGCGCCCGACCCGGCCCGGCTCGATGAGGCCCTCAGTGCGGTGGGAGGCCCCCCGGCCGTCCTGAAGCCCCCACGCGGCACCCAGGGCAAGGGCGTCACCCTCGCGGCGAGCCGCGAGGAGGCCCGCGCCGTGGCCGAGTTCATGTGGAGCCTAGAGCGCGAGGTGCTCGTGCAGGAGTACGTGCCGAGGGGGAGGAAGGGCGACCTGCGCCTCCTCGTGGTGGGGGGCGGGGTCGCCGGGGCGGTCCGGCGCCGGGCGGCCCGGGGGGAGTTCCGATCGAACCTCCATCAGGGCGGGAGCGCCGCCCGCGCCCGGCCCTCGAAGGAGGCCCGGGAGCTGGCCCTGCGCGCGGCGGCGCTGTGCGGCCTCGAGATCGCGGGCGTCGACCTGCTCGAATCGGAGCGCGGCCTCCTGGTTCTCGAGGTGAACGCGGCCCCCGGCTTCGAGGCCATCGAGCAGTCGGGCGGCGGGGACATCGCCTCCCGCATCGTCTCCCATCTGGAAGGGCGCGTTCCGAAGGCGTGA
- a CDS encoding aminopeptidase P family protein: MGTDQGLMGVDWESRLDFARLRRERLQRAKDALAKSDVDVLFVFRTEDCRYLTGFRSHLHPTASLGMAVSVLAKGGEPFIFSMDHDHVRARMTFLNPEQIQERANFRDLVGVRKWADKVKGLLGSSLEGKRIGVDLWTPGIEKHLKEAFPKSEFVDGYAVMCKAKVIKTQDEIECLKVATVMTEAAMDTALEFLRPGVRECEVLSVAWQKMTALGSEWTQCANIVCSGPYTAPYRRFTSDRIIRKGDPVIIDIGACFNGYWGDFTRTWICGGIKPTKEQIEWHQRCYNSVWNSCGECRPGKTTLDVYKAAEPYILDSLGHGSGTNPWELPYFSPAAYDDPMKLEPGMTANLEPYAGKEGVGGFRLENNVVVTTGEPDIYTPYPYDERLVKDLHPLDTTTGRTR, from the coding sequence ATGGGTACTGATCAAGGGTTGATGGGCGTCGATTGGGAGTCGCGGCTGGATTTCGCCCGGCTGCGCCGCGAGCGGCTCCAGCGCGCGAAGGACGCCCTCGCGAAATCGGACGTGGACGTCCTCTTCGTCTTCCGCACCGAGGACTGCCGCTACCTCACCGGCTTCCGCTCCCACCTCCATCCGACGGCCTCCCTCGGGATGGCCGTGAGCGTCCTGGCCAAGGGCGGCGAGCCCTTCATCTTCAGCATGGACCACGACCACGTCCGCGCCCGCATGACCTTCCTGAACCCCGAGCAGATTCAGGAGCGGGCGAACTTCCGCGACCTGGTCGGGGTCCGCAAGTGGGCGGACAAGGTGAAGGGCCTCCTCGGCAGCAGCCTCGAGGGCAAGCGCATCGGGGTGGACCTCTGGACCCCCGGCATTGAAAAGCACCTGAAGGAGGCCTTCCCCAAGTCCGAGTTCGTGGACGGCTACGCCGTGATGTGCAAGGCGAAGGTCATCAAGACCCAGGACGAGATCGAGTGCCTGAAGGTGGCCACCGTCATGACCGAGGCGGCGATGGACACGGCGCTCGAGTTCCTGCGCCCCGGCGTGCGGGAGTGCGAGGTCTTGTCCGTCGCCTGGCAGAAGATGACCGCCCTCGGCAGCGAGTGGACCCAATGCGCCAACATCGTCTGCTCGGGCCCCTACACCGCCCCCTACCGGCGCTTCACCTCGGACCGCATCATCCGCAAGGGCGACCCCGTTATCATCGACATCGGCGCCTGCTTCAACGGCTACTGGGGCGACTTCACCCGCACCTGGATCTGCGGCGGCATCAAGCCGACCAAGGAGCAGATCGAGTGGCACCAGAGGTGCTACAACTCGGTGTGGAACTCCTGCGGCGAGTGCAGGCCGGGCAAGACCACGCTGGACGTCTACAAGGCGGCCGAGCCCTACATCCTCGACAGCCTGGGCCACGGCTCGGGCACGAACCCCTGGGAGCTCCCCTACTTCAGCCCCGCGGCCTATGACGACCCGATGAAGCTCGAGCCCGGAATGACGGCCAACCTCGAGCCCTACGCGGGCAAGGAGGGGGTGGGCGGCTTCCGGCTGGAGAACAACGTGGTCGTCACCACCGGCGAGCCCGACATCTACACGCCCTATCCCTACGACGAGCGCCTGGTGAAGGACCTCCACCCGCTCGACACCACGACCGGGCGGACGCGCTAG
- a CDS encoding cytochrome c, with translation MHRIFLAAFLVGAGFLLTFMLAHRPAVQGPAPAPGPGAAVFREVCASCHGPQGEGMAGLAPPMRGRNLSVAEVKEIVQKGRGRMPPLPGVRGEALENVARFVSEMR, from the coding sequence GTGCACCGCATCTTCCTGGCGGCCTTCCTCGTGGGGGCCGGGTTTTTGCTCACCTTCATGCTCGCGCACCGCCCGGCGGTTCAGGGGCCCGCCCCGGCGCCGGGCCCGGGGGCGGCCGTCTTCCGGGAGGTCTGCGCCTCCTGTCACGGCCCCCAGGGCGAGGGGATGGCGGGCCTCGCCCCGCCCATGCGGGGGCGGAACCTCTCCGTGGCCGAGGTCAAGGAGATCGTCCAGAAGGGCCGGGGCCGGATGCCCCCCCTCCCGGGGGTCCGGGGGGAGGCCCTCGAGAACGTGGCGCGCTTCGTCTCGGAGATGCGGTAG
- a CDS encoding glutamate-5-semialdehyde dehydrogenase gives MSGIDAICARAREASLALAPLPGEARDAALRAMAEAVEKGAEAILAANAGDVEASRGQIPLPLLKRLGLDAAKVRQMAEGVRAVAALPDPVGRVTLGTLLDEGLRLRRVTCPIGVIAAVFESRPDALVQIASLCLKAGNASILKGGREAARTNRVLADLLGEAAARQEGVPRAALQLLEAREEVEALLARDDAIDLIVPRGSNEFVRHIKARSRIPVLGHADGVCHLYVDRAADIGMAVALAVDAKTQYAAVCNAIETLLVHREAAPAFLPRAAGALRAKGVELRGCERTRAILRDALPASEADWKTEYLDLVLSVRVVDDLGEAIAHINRYGSRHTDAIVTGDAAAAREFMRRVDAASVMWNASTRFADGFRYGFGAEVGIATDKIHARGPVGLEGLVTYKYQVEGEGHCVAEYDGEGARPFLHRPLPPEPGTK, from the coding sequence ATGTCCGGCATCGACGCAATCTGCGCGCGGGCGCGGGAGGCCTCGCTGGCGCTGGCTCCCCTCCCGGGGGAGGCCCGGGACGCCGCCCTTCGCGCCATGGCCGAGGCCGTGGAGAAGGGGGCGGAGGCCATCCTCGCCGCCAACGCCGGGGACGTGGAGGCCTCGCGGGGCCAGATCCCGCTTCCCCTCCTCAAGCGCCTCGGGCTCGACGCGGCCAAGGTGCGCCAGATGGCCGAGGGCGTACGCGCGGTGGCCGCCCTGCCCGATCCGGTGGGGCGGGTCACCCTGGGCACCCTGCTGGACGAGGGCCTGAGGCTCCGCCGCGTCACCTGCCCCATCGGGGTCATCGCCGCCGTCTTCGAGTCGCGCCCGGACGCCCTGGTCCAGATCGCCTCCCTCTGCCTCAAGGCCGGGAACGCCTCCATCCTGAAGGGGGGGCGCGAGGCGGCCCGCACGAACCGGGTCCTGGCGGACCTCCTGGGCGAGGCGGCCGCCCGGCAAGAGGGCGTCCCCCGGGCCGCGCTCCAGCTCCTCGAGGCCCGGGAGGAGGTGGAGGCCCTGCTCGCGCGGGACGACGCCATCGACCTCATCGTCCCCCGGGGGAGCAACGAGTTCGTCCGCCACATCAAGGCGCGCTCGCGCATCCCGGTGCTGGGCCACGCGGACGGCGTCTGCCATCTATACGTGGACCGCGCGGCCGACATCGGCATGGCGGTGGCCCTCGCCGTGGACGCCAAGACGCAGTACGCGGCGGTGTGCAACGCCATCGAGACCCTCCTGGTGCACCGGGAGGCGGCCCCCGCCTTCCTGCCCCGGGCGGCCGGGGCGCTGCGGGCGAAGGGGGTGGAGCTGCGCGGCTGCGAGCGGACCCGGGCCATCCTGCGGGACGCCCTGCCCGCGAGCGAGGCGGACTGGAAGACGGAGTACCTCGACCTCGTCCTCTCCGTCCGGGTGGTGGACGATCTCGGCGAGGCCATCGCCCACATCAACCGCTACGGCTCCCGCCACACCGACGCCATCGTGACGGGGGACGCCGCCGCCGCGCGCGAGTTCATGCGGCGGGTGGACGCCGCCAGCGTCATGTGGAACGCCTCCACCCGCTTCGCCGACGGCTTCCGCTACGGCTTCGGGGCCGAGGTCGGCATCGCCACCGATAAGATCCACGCCCGGGGGCCGGTGGGCCTCGAGGGCCTGGTGACCTACAAGTACCAGGTCGAGGGAGAGGGCCACTGCGTCGCCGAGTACGACGGCGAGGGGGCCCGCCCCTTCCTGCACCGCCCCCTGCCGCCGGAACCGGGAACGAAATAA
- a CDS encoding sigma 54-interacting transcriptional regulator: MPITHLTTEERYRVIRRVGHVLNSSLDLNVVLPRLAQELKAIFPLDHVALCIINPDGKSYSWTNITTDEGGVALPGENVPLQGGALGWLIEHRGDMPHVIYEDLERERPFAEDEIVFKRGIRSGIRVPLEIDNKVFGELAVASYTPRRFTEEMARFLLDLAPSIATAVANARAYAQLEASRQDLYHEAVLLRDELRELHNFEEIIGKSPAIHKVQDLIRRAAPTEATVLILGETGTGKELVARAIHNLSSRRSRVLVKVNCAALQDTLLLSELFGHEKGAFTGAVERKIGRFELAHKGTIFLDEIGELPPEAQVKVLRVMQEREFERVGGTRTVQVDTRIIAATNRDLEAEVRDGRFRSDLFFRLNVIPIRVPPLRERKEDIPLLVEHFVRRHATRLNRRIKAVDPRDLDRFIRYGWPGNIRELENVVERGLVLGAGEVLRFDKQLIGEAPQAREDGKERLTTLEEHERQYILRVLAQTGGVVSGERGAARILGMKPTTLQSRMKKLGIRAQRKFGEVGERIAG, from the coding sequence GTGCTCCCGCGCCTGGCCCAGGAGCTCAAGGCGATCTTCCCCCTGGACCACGTGGCGCTCTGCATCATCAACCCCGACGGGAAGAGCTACAGCTGGACCAACATCACGACGGACGAGGGCGGGGTCGCGCTGCCGGGCGAGAACGTCCCGCTGCAGGGCGGCGCCCTCGGCTGGCTGATCGAGCACCGGGGCGACATGCCGCACGTCATCTACGAGGACCTCGAGCGCGAGCGCCCGTTCGCGGAGGACGAGATCGTATTCAAGCGGGGCATCCGCAGCGGCATCCGCGTCCCGCTCGAGATCGACAATAAGGTTTTCGGCGAGCTCGCCGTGGCCAGCTACACGCCCCGGCGCTTCACGGAGGAGATGGCGCGCTTCCTGCTGGACCTGGCGCCCTCCATCGCGACGGCCGTCGCCAACGCCCGTGCCTACGCCCAGCTCGAGGCCAGCCGCCAGGACCTCTACCACGAGGCGGTCCTCCTCCGGGACGAGCTGCGCGAGCTGCACAACTTCGAGGAGATCATCGGGAAGAGCCCGGCCATCCACAAGGTCCAGGATCTCATCCGCCGGGCCGCGCCGACCGAGGCGACCGTGCTCATCCTGGGCGAGACGGGGACCGGCAAGGAGCTCGTCGCCCGCGCCATCCACAACCTGAGCTCCCGGCGCAGCCGCGTGCTGGTGAAGGTGAACTGCGCCGCTCTCCAGGACACGCTGCTGCTGAGCGAGCTCTTCGGCCACGAGAAGGGCGCCTTCACCGGGGCGGTGGAGCGCAAGATCGGCCGCTTCGAGCTGGCCCACAAGGGGACCATCTTCCTCGACGAGATCGGGGAGCTCCCCCCGGAGGCCCAGGTGAAAGTGCTTCGGGTGATGCAGGAGCGGGAATTCGAGCGGGTAGGCGGCACCCGCACGGTGCAGGTGGACACGCGCATCATCGCCGCCACCAACCGCGACCTCGAGGCCGAGGTCCGCGACGGGCGCTTCCGGAGCGATCTGTTCTTCCGCCTGAACGTCATCCCCATCCGCGTGCCCCCCCTGCGGGAGCGCAAGGAGGACATCCCGCTTCTCGTCGAGCATTTCGTCCGCCGGCACGCCACCCGCCTCAACCGGCGGATCAAGGCCGTGGACCCGCGGGACCTCGACCGCTTCATCCGCTACGGCTGGCCGGGGAACATCCGCGAGCTCGAGAACGTCGTGGAGCGCGGGCTGGTGCTGGGAGCGGGCGAGGTGCTGCGCTTCGACAAGCAGCTCATCGGCGAGGCCCCCCAGGCGCGCGAGGACGGCAAGGAGCGCCTCACCACCCTCGAGGAGCACGAGCGGCAGTACATCCTCCGGGTGCTGGCCCAGACGGGCGGCGTGGTGTCCGGAGAGCGCGGCGCGGCCCGCATCCTCGGGATGAAGCCCACGACCCTCCAGTCGCGGATGAAGAAGCTCGGCATCCGCGCCCAGCGAAAGTTCGGCGAGGTGGGCGAGCGCATCGCCGGCTAG
- the corA gene encoding magnesium/cobalt transporter CorA, with the protein MTIFPKGTRRKAGLAPGTLIQMAEKKTERTAVRALDYSRDALDEREVLDPSEWRAFKESPAMTWIRVEGIHETEVLRQLGDVFGIHSLVLEDILHTDQRPKVEDYDEYLYVVLKVLLYNGEDKRVTVEQLSIVLGRNFVITFEEKDRGLFNPIIKRIRESKGRFRNRGVDYLFYALVDVAVDHYFVVLERLGEDIEEIEEEVIESPTPEVMQRIFDARMNMLILRRALFPLRDLTNLLVRDDFPQIGEEIKVYLRDVYDHAVQLIETVEVSRDMVQNMADLYLSVINNRMNEVMKVLTLIATIFIPLTFIASIYGMNFKYMPELEWPGAYHAVLAAMAGIGLFMLGYFKRRGWF; encoded by the coding sequence ATGACCATCTTTCCGAAGGGAACGCGGAGAAAGGCCGGCCTCGCCCCGGGCACCCTGATCCAGATGGCGGAGAAGAAGACCGAGCGCACGGCCGTCCGCGCCCTGGACTATTCGCGGGACGCCCTCGATGAGCGCGAGGTGCTGGACCCCTCGGAGTGGCGAGCTTTCAAGGAATCGCCCGCCATGACGTGGATCCGGGTGGAGGGCATCCACGAAACCGAGGTGCTCCGGCAGCTGGGCGATGTCTTCGGCATCCATTCCCTCGTCCTGGAGGACATCCTCCACACCGACCAGCGCCCCAAGGTGGAGGACTACGACGAGTATCTCTACGTCGTGCTGAAGGTGCTCCTCTACAACGGCGAGGACAAGCGCGTCACCGTCGAGCAGCTCAGCATCGTCCTCGGCCGGAACTTCGTCATCACCTTCGAGGAGAAGGACCGGGGCCTGTTCAACCCGATCATCAAGCGCATACGCGAGTCCAAGGGCCGGTTCCGCAACCGGGGGGTGGATTATCTCTTCTATGCCCTCGTGGACGTGGCGGTGGACCACTACTTCGTGGTCCTGGAGCGCCTGGGGGAGGACATCGAGGAAATCGAGGAGGAGGTCATCGAGTCCCCCACGCCCGAGGTCATGCAGCGCATCTTCGACGCCCGGATGAACATGCTCATCCTGCGCCGCGCGCTCTTCCCCCTGCGCGACCTGACGAACCTCCTGGTGCGGGACGACTTCCCCCAGATCGGGGAGGAGATCAAGGTCTATCTCCGCGACGTGTACGACCACGCCGTGCAGCTCATCGAGACGGTGGAGGTTTCGCGCGACATGGTGCAGAACATGGCGGACCTCTACCTCTCGGTCATCAACAACCGGATGAACGAGGTCATGAAGGTCCTGACCCTCATCGCCACGATTTTCATCCCCCTGACCTTCATCGCGAGCATCTACGGGATGAATTTCAAGTACATGCCCGAGCTGGAGTGGCCGGGCGCCTATCACGCCGTCCTGGCCGCCATGGCCGGGATCGGGCTTTTCATGCTGGGCTATTTCAAGCGGCGCGGCTGGTTCTGA